The Salvia miltiorrhiza cultivar Shanhuang (shh) chromosome 1, IMPLAD_Smil_shh, whole genome shotgun sequence genome has a window encoding:
- the LOC131003081 gene encoding serine carboxypeptidase-like 45, with amino-acid sequence MMAASILTIICLLLISAAEAKSEKEADKIASFPGQPAVNFRQYSGYITVDEKQQRSYFYYFVEAETEAASKPLVLWLNGGPGCSSIGAGAFSEHGPFQPSGNILVKNDYSWNKVANMLYLESPAGVGFSYSANKSFYESVNDEMTARDNLAFLENWFKRFPEFNNRDFYISGESYGGHYVPQLAHLILHSKAKINLKGIAIGNPLLEFNTDFNSRAEYLWSHGLISDATFYDFTFACNYSEIRRQAASGVLTPVCRRVIKLVSSEMSRFIDAYDVTLDVCLSSLELQSQRLNQMQDEPKVNVCVEDETIVYLNRQDVQAAFHARLPNASRWSVCSEVLQYNMQDLEIPTIPLLAALLNSSIRVLVYSGDQDSILPLTGTRTLVDGLAKELGLNTTEAYGVWFEGGQVGGWTQVYGDFLSFATIRGASHEAPFSQPERSLILFTSFVEGKPLPRVNGVTKAKKMSSMNRLV; translated from the exons ATGATGGCAGCATCAATCTTGACAATAATCTGCTTGCTGCTGATATCTGCTGCAGAAGCGAAATCCGAAAAAGAAGCCGATAAAATAGCAAGTTTTCCCGGCCAACCGGCGGTCAATTTCCGGCAATATTCCGGCTACATTACCGTCGACGAAAAGCAGCAAAGATCGTATTTTTACTACTTCGTCGAAGCAGAAACCGAGGCTGCTTCAAAGCCTCTTGTTCTGTGGCTGAATGGAG GGCCGGGATGTTCGTCGATAGGAGCGGGCGCTTTTAGCGAGCACGGACCCTTTCAACCCAGCGGGAATATTTTGGTCAAAAATGACTACAGCTGGAATAAAG TGGCTAATATGTTGTACTTGGAATCACCTGCTGGAGTTGGATTCTCTTACTCTGCAAACAAATCTTTCTACGAATCTGTAAACGATGAAATGACAG CAAGAGACAACCTTGCTTTCCTCGAGAACTGGTTCAAGAGATTCCCAGAATTCAACAACAGAGATTTTTACATATCAGGAGAGAGTTATGGTG GGCATTATGTTCCACAGCTAGCACATCTCATTCTTCACTCCAAAGCCAAGATCAATCTCAAAGGAATCGCA ATAGGAAATCCTCTTCTTGAATTCAACACGGATTTCAACTCGAGGGCCGAGTATTTATGGTCTCATGGCCTAATATCCGATGCCACATTTTACGACTTCACATTCGCATGCAACTACTCCGAAATCAGAAGGCAGGCGGCGTCGGGAGTTCTGACGCCGGTCTGCCGCCGTGTGATCAAGCTGGTCTCCTCGGAGATGAGTCGCTTCATAGACGCGTACGACGTCACCCTCGACGTCTGCTTGTCGTCTCTGGAGCTGCAGTCTCAACGCCTGAATCAAATG CAAGATGAGCCTAAAGTGAATGTGTGTGTGGAGGATGAGACGATCGTGTACCTAAACAGGCAAGACGTGCAGGCGGCGTTCCACGCGCGGCTCCCCAATGCGAGCAGATGGAGCGTCTGCAGCGA GGTTTTGCAGTACAACATGCAGGATCTCGAGATACCCACTATCCCACTCCTGGCTGCGCTTCTCAATTCGAGCATTCGAGTATTAGTTTACAG tgGTGACCAAGATTCTATTCTCCCACTTACGGGAACTCGGACACTGGTTGATGGGCTTGCTAAAGAATTGGGTTTGAACACAACCGAGGCATACGGTGTTTGGTTTGAAGGTGGACAG GTTGGTGGGTGGACACAAGTCTATGGCGACTTTCTATCGTTTGCAACAATACGAGGAGCTTCGCACGAAGCCCCATTCTCTCAGCCGGAGAGGTCGCTCATCTTGTTCACTTCATTCGTCGAGGGAAAGCCGCTGCCGCGTGTTAACGGCGTGACCAAGGCGAAGAAGATGAGTTCCATGAACAGACTTGTGTAA
- the LOC131003089 gene encoding 10 kDa chaperonin, mitochondrial-like — MAKRLIPLFNRVLIEKITPPTKTTAGILLPEKTAKLSSGKVVAVGPGSHDREGKLIAVSVKEGDTVLLPEYGGTVVKLGEKEYHIYRDEDILGTLHD; from the exons ATGGCAAAGCGTTTGATCCCACTTTTCAACCGTGTTTTGATCGAGAAGATCACTCCGCCGACGAAAACCACCGCCGGTATTCTCCTTCCGGAGAAAACCGCCAAG TTGAGCTCTGGAAAAGTTGTTGCTGTTGGTCCTGGCAGCCATGACAGGGAAGGAAAGCTTATTGCTGTGAGCGTGAAGGAGGGCGATACTGTTTTGCTGCCTGAATATGGAGGCACTGTAGTAAAGCTTGGTGAAAAAGA GTACCATATTTACCGTGATGAGGACATCTTGGGAACATTGCACGACTAG